TTGGTAATGAATATTCTTATCTTTTTACTCAAAACTTATATTATTCTACAATCACAATCATCTTCTACAACCATAAGGTTATCAAGAGTTTTCCTTGATAAATATAAAACACTTCCCATTATGAAGAGTATCACAGAAAGAGAAAAGAAAATAGTAAGAAATCCCATATCTTGAGTAAATCCAGCAACTTTACCAGAAATAATACTTGCAATGAACATAGTCATATACCATAATCCCATAAAAAATGTAGAATATCTTTTTGGAGAAAGACAATTGAACATAGCAATACCAATAGGGGCTATACAAAGTTCAGATATAGTATTAAATACATAAGCAAAAACAATAAAAATCATATTTGCTTTCATGTCGCCAGATGTTAGAACAGAAATAGTCATGAAGGCAAAAGCTGTACCCATAGAAAATATTCCAAGGGCAATTTTTACAGGTATAGTTACATTTCTTTTACGAAGCTGATTCCAGACTAATGCTAATATTGGAGCAAAAAGTATACCAAGTATAGCATTTAGTGCAGCAAACCATGGAACAGGAATTATAAAACCTAAAAGATTTCTGTCAACATGATCTCTTGCATATAAAGTAATAGAACTAAACGACTGATAAAAAGATGTCCAGAACAGAATAACAAAGATTGATATTATACCCATAGCTTTTATTCTCTTCTTTTCATTATCACTAAAATCAAAAGAAAAAATTGATTTTTGTTCAGCTTTATATAAATGATATGGTGATTTTCCCGTATCTTTTAAATATTTAGGGGCAAGGCATAAAAAAGTAATAGTCCAAGTAATACCTATAATACTGCAAATAAAGAACATAGGCTTATAACCATAATGTGTGATTTCTCCACTGATACTTTTTATAGCGAAGAATTTATCAGCTACAAGTCCAGCTGTAAAAGGAGCAAGAAAAGACCCTAAGTTTATGAACATATAGAAAAGACTATAGGCAATTTCTCTTTCAAGAGTGCTTTTATCTGAGTAAATATTCCCTACAAGATTAGTTCCATTTGCTTTGAAAAATCCATTCCCTATTATGATAAAAAGAAGACTGAAATATAATTGATAAATGTTTGAACTTGTAAAAAGAAAGAAATTTCCAAGAGATATAAAGATTCCCCCTAGAATAATAGATCTTTGTTGTCCTAAATACCTATCAGACAACCACCCTCCAATAAGTGGAGTGAGATGCAATATTCCTACATAAAGTCCATAAAGGGAAGTAGCTTCTTTAGGAGAAAGACCAATACCACCTTTAACAATAGATGCAGTAAAATAGAGAACAAGCAGTGTTGATATTCCATGATATGAAAATCTTTCCCAAGTAATAGTAAAACACATAAGCCAAAAAGAGTTAGGATATTTTCTTTTGAGATTATTTATAAAATCTAACAACATAAAAATCCTCCAAAATATTCAGTGTCAATCATTTTATTATGTTATTATATAGCATTTTTTTTAAAATTAAAAGTGAAATAAAAAAAGGCATAGAGATATTCCATGCCATAAAATTTAGATTAATATTCAAATTTTCTGAATGCGTGTTTGTCAGCACCACAAGGAGGACAAGTCCAGTTATCTGGAAGGTCATTAAAAGAAGTTCCAGCTTTAATACCATGGTCTACATCACCAACAGCAGGGTCATAAACATATCCACAAACTTCACACATAAATTTTTCAGTTTCATTAGTATCATGTTCTTTAAGTTCAGTAAATGCATGTTTATCAGCACCACAAGGAGGACAAGTCCAGTCATCTGGAAGGTCATTAAAAGAAGTTCCAGCTTTAATGCCATGGTCTACATCACCAACAGCAGGGTCATAAACATATCCACAAACTTCACATATATATTTTTCATAGGTAAACCTCCAATAAATTTTTCTGAATTATATATAAGAATTATATCATGATTTTTATAAAGGGTAAATATAGAATTATGAAATTAAATTATTAAATTTTGAATTTTCTTCAAGTGCTTTAACAAGATGCTTATCAATAATATAAAGTCTTCTACACACCTCTCTTGATATATTTAAAAGAAATTTGTTGAATAATATTATATTTGTTTTAGATAATTTATGCAGAGATATTTTTGAAAATTGTAATACTGACAATTCACTCATAGCAATTGCAGTTCCAATATATGGAAGTATACCAATAAGGGCAACTTCTCCAAAGCAATTTCCAGTAGTAAAAGTTCCAATGTCAAAATCAATTTCATCTTTTCGGTGGAAAAGCTTAACAATACCATTTTCAATTATAAAAATATTGTTAGGTGAGCTATCCTGGCTAAAGATAATTTCCCCTTTTTTATATTTTTTTAAAGTCATCAAGGATAGCATTTCTTTTATTTCTTCTTTGCTGAGAGCACTGAATAGAGGGGTTTTTTCAATTACTTTAAATATAGTAGAGTATTCGTCCATAAATTGATCATTCATAAAAATTTCCCTCCTTAAATAAATTAATCAAATTTTAAATAAAATATGTATATTATAATAATATACTAAATAAAGTTTAAAAATCCTTTAAAAAAGAAAAGTATTTAAAAATATAGTTGTTTTCACAAGGGTTAAAGAAAGGATTTTGAGTTAA
Above is a window of Fusobacterium varium DNA encoding:
- the dtpT gene encoding Di-/tripeptide transporter, which translates into the protein MLLDFINNLKRKYPNSFWLMCFTITWERFSYHGISTLLVLYFTASIVKGGIGLSPKEATSLYGLYVGILHLTPLIGGWLSDRYLGQQRSIILGGIFISLGNFFLFTSSNIYQLYFSLLFIIIGNGFFKANGTNLVGNIYSDKSTLEREIAYSLFYMFINLGSFLAPFTAGLVADKFFAIKSISGEITHYGYKPMFFICSIIGITWTITFLCLAPKYLKDTGKSPYHLYKAEQKSIFSFDFSDNEKKRIKAMGIISIFVILFWTSFYQSFSSITLYARDHVDRNLLGFIIPVPWFAALNAILGILFAPILALVWNQLRKRNVTIPVKIALGIFSMGTAFAFMTISVLTSGDMKANMIFIVFAYVFNTISELCIAPIGIAMFNCLSPKRYSTFFMGLWYMTMFIASIISGKVAGFTQDMGFLTIFFSLSVILFIMGSVLYLSRKTLDNLMVVEDDCDCRII
- the rubR2 gene encoding Rubredoxin-2 is translated as MCEVCGYVYDPAVGDVDHGIKAGTSFNDLPDNWTCPPCGADKHAFRKFEY
- a CDS encoding Predicted signal-transduction protein containing cAMP-binding and CBS domains; translation: MNDQFMDEYSTIFKVIEKTPLFSALSKEEIKEMLSLMTLKKYKKGEIIFSQDSSPNNIFIIENGIVKLFHRKDEIDFDIGTFTTGNCFGEVALIGILPYIGTAIAMSELSVLQFSKISLHKLSKTNIILFNKFLLNISREVCRRLYIIDKHLVKALEENSKFNNLIS